One stretch of Chitinophaga pendula DNA includes these proteins:
- a CDS encoding DMT family transporter encodes MNNTLLAKPIQYKTSGWINGFIGVLLFSGSMPATKAAVRELSPDFVTVTRAGIAGLLALGVLLIFKEKRPEKSQLFSLGVVAAGCVIGFPLLSALALQHMTSAHSLVFMGMLPLATAVFAVLRGGERPHPAFWCFSILGSLLVVGFAVAQGLSASPTGDILMLLSIVLCGLGYAEGAALSRTLGGWQVISWALVLSLPLMLPLVFFLMPPSFAGISFAAWAGLGYVSLFSMLIGFVFWYRGLAQGGIAAVGQLQLLQPFFGLALAATLLHEQISPGMLVTTVCVIFCVAGSRRFARR; translated from the coding sequence ATGAACAATACATTATTAGCTAAACCAATACAGTATAAGACCAGTGGTTGGATAAACGGATTCATTGGCGTACTCCTTTTCAGTGGTTCAATGCCGGCTACAAAAGCTGCTGTCCGGGAGTTGTCTCCTGATTTTGTAACTGTAACCAGGGCTGGTATTGCGGGGCTACTGGCGCTTGGAGTACTTCTTATTTTTAAGGAAAAACGCCCGGAAAAGTCGCAACTCTTTTCACTAGGAGTCGTAGCTGCCGGATGTGTGATAGGTTTTCCGTTGTTAAGCGCGTTGGCCTTACAGCATATGACATCTGCTCATTCTTTGGTATTTATGGGAATGCTTCCACTCGCTACTGCTGTTTTTGCTGTACTCCGGGGCGGAGAACGCCCGCATCCTGCCTTTTGGTGCTTTTCAATACTGGGTAGTTTGCTGGTAGTTGGGTTTGCCGTCGCACAGGGACTTTCTGCCTCTCCGACGGGCGATATATTAATGCTCTTGTCAATTGTATTATGTGGATTAGGATATGCGGAAGGGGCAGCACTTTCCCGGACACTTGGAGGCTGGCAGGTCATCTCATGGGCACTGGTACTTTCCCTTCCATTGATGCTCCCACTGGTGTTTTTTTTAATGCCACCATCTTTTGCAGGGATCAGTTTTGCCGCCTGGGCAGGACTTGGCTACGTTTCACTTTTCAGCATGCTGATAGGTTTTGTTTTCTGGTATCGTGGACTGGCGCAAGGAGGTATTGCAGCCGTGGGGCAGTTACAATTATTACAGCCATTCTTCGGATTGGCCTTGGCTGCTACTTTGCTTCATGAGCAGATAAGTCCTGGTATGTTGGTAACTACTGTTTGTGTTATCTTTTGTGTAGCCGGGTCCCGGAGGTTTGCGAGGAGGTAA